In one Henriciella litoralis genomic region, the following are encoded:
- a CDS encoding HAD-IA family hydrolase: protein MSNDIQAVIWDFGGVLTSSPFEAFNRYEAEKGLPKDFIRSVNARNGDTNAWAKLEQSKVSGAEFDALFRAEAEAMGHSVPGKDVLGLLSGNLRPRVVEALKRCKAKVKVGCITNNAPIGKGASMTDSDERAAEIAKVFELFQEVIESSKLGIRKPDPRIYALMCEALDVDPKHCIYIDDLGINLKPARAMGMTTIKALNEDQLLADLEAATGWTLTD, encoded by the coding sequence ATGAGCAATGACATACAAGCCGTAATCTGGGATTTTGGGGGCGTTCTGACCTCCTCTCCCTTCGAAGCCTTCAATCGGTATGAAGCCGAGAAAGGCCTGCCCAAGGATTTCATTCGCAGCGTGAATGCCCGCAATGGCGACACCAATGCGTGGGCCAAGCTGGAGCAGTCCAAGGTTTCGGGCGCTGAGTTTGATGCGCTGTTCCGCGCAGAAGCCGAAGCGATGGGCCATAGCGTGCCGGGCAAGGACGTGCTGGGCCTGTTGTCAGGCAATCTGCGCCCGCGCGTTGTCGAGGCGCTGAAGCGCTGCAAGGCGAAGGTGAAAGTCGGCTGTATCACGAATAATGCGCCGATCGGCAAGGGCGCCTCGATGACCGATAGCGATGAGCGCGCCGCCGAGATCGCCAAGGTGTTCGAGCTGTTTCAGGAAGTGATCGAGAGCTCCAAGCTCGGCATTCGCAAACCGGACCCGCGCATCTATGCGCTGATGTGCGAAGCGCTGGATGTCGACCCGAAGCATTGCATCTATATCGATGATCTCGGCATCAACCTGAAACCGGCACGCGCAATGGGCATGACGACGATCAAGGCGCTCAATGAGGATCAGCTGCTCGCTGATCTGGAAGCGGCGACCGGATGGACATTGACCGATTGA
- the bioB gene encoding biotin synthase BioB has translation MTETTPRFDWTRDEIAALYEAPLDTLLGKALGVKAENWADGKVQKSQLLSIKTGGCAEDCGYCSQSAHFDTGLKAEKLMPLEDVVAEAKRAKAGGADRFCMGAAWRELKDRDVPKVAAMISAVKAEGLETCVTLGMLKPEQANALKAAGLDYYNHNLDTSPEYYDTVVSTRTYDDRLETLSYCREAGINLCVGGILGMGESREDRIGLIHELSKLKPHPESVPINMLVPIKGTPLGESPPISVVEMARAIAVCRIVFPKSWVRLSAGREGMTEEGQALCMLAGANSIFVGDRLLTTDNPGETRDDALLKAMGFEHASREETATPARKTTLIGA, from the coding sequence ATGACCGAGACCACGCCCCGTTTTGACTGGACCCGCGATGAGATCGCCGCGCTATACGAAGCGCCGCTGGACACGCTGCTTGGTAAGGCATTGGGCGTGAAGGCGGAAAACTGGGCGGATGGAAAGGTCCAGAAGAGCCAGCTCCTTTCAATCAAGACCGGTGGCTGCGCTGAGGATTGCGGATATTGCAGCCAGTCTGCGCATTTCGACACCGGGCTGAAGGCTGAGAAGCTGATGCCGCTTGAGGATGTGGTTGCCGAGGCAAAGCGCGCCAAGGCGGGCGGGGCAGACCGGTTCTGCATGGGCGCGGCCTGGCGTGAGCTGAAAGACCGCGACGTGCCAAAGGTGGCCGCGATGATTTCTGCGGTGAAGGCCGAAGGGCTGGAGACCTGCGTGACGCTGGGCATGCTGAAGCCTGAGCAGGCAAATGCCCTGAAGGCTGCCGGCCTCGACTATTACAATCACAATCTCGATACCTCGCCGGAATATTACGACACGGTCGTCTCCACCCGGACCTATGATGACCGGCTGGAAACGCTGTCCTATTGCCGCGAGGCGGGGATCAATCTCTGCGTCGGCGGTATTCTGGGCATGGGCGAGAGCCGGGAAGACCGGATCGGTCTGATCCATGAGCTCTCGAAACTGAAGCCGCATCCAGAAAGCGTGCCGATCAATATGCTGGTGCCGATCAAGGGCACGCCGCTGGGTGAGAGCCCGCCGATCAGTGTGGTCGAGATGGCGCGGGCGATTGCGGTCTGCCGGATCGTGTTCCCGAAAAGCTGGGTGCGTCTGTCGGCTGGCCGTGAAGGCATGACCGAGGAAGGCCAGGCGCTCTGCATGCTGGCGGGCGCAAACTCCATCTTCGTGGGCGACCGCCTGCTGACGACGGACAATCCGGGCGAGACGCGTGATGATGCCTTGCTGAAAGCGATGGGCTTTGAGCATGCTTCGCGCGAAGAGACGGCCACACCGGCGCGCAAGACGACGCTGATCGGGGCTTAA
- a CDS encoding PAS domain-containing sensor histidine kinase, whose amino-acid sequence MADQVPLIIAAGALALGLAFILWALRTSEGARGAAKKYRERASESETGLAELKSVLGAHPGVILVWQGDTLEHEDDDIAAPEIHGSPVALAGLLRFTDDAISPDPAIRIIEGLADLEARDGAGQDTTLRVRLRELRENGQPFSLTLIGPSGRFLEADGRTAGARAVVWVTDSTIKGLEESSARGKLEEARQVIARDPTAFLDMLGKSPFPAWRVSGVGRLQWANAAYIDAVDGQTLDRTLDRQIMLDDQTADQMRKTMTEGRDIDATRNIVIGEERHSMRVLTFPLSGGAGAMAFDVTEQEAAREDLNRHVRAHDETLNHVADGVAIFGPDRRLTFYNRTFAGMWELEDGFLLESPTHGELLDRLRQHRILPAQAEYAKWRAEELSHYLDISGIKEDKWSLPDGRILLVTRQRHPMGGLLLLFKDITSEQNMKARFAELTRTQSSTLDSLHEAVAVFSSDGRLKLSNKAFMSLWSLSPQDVKGSPDYEDIVEACVPLFHERETWAQIKGHITDPSATARQMTTGEMKRADGSTLTYVTQPLPDGNTLIAFADVTAQRAVEGALRGRAEAFEAADRLKTEFVRNVSYQLRSPLTTILGYAEILQSETNGELNSRQMDNVNAILTASDHLNKLIENILDLALIEAGRMDLDLEDFKLADIVQESVDLVVGKASDTEIHVNAEIEAGLGSIYADKRRIQQVLFNLLSNSMRFTEPGGEITVSASRVENMAILSVRDNGKGIDAEHQASSFDSFTSSDQRGAGLGLALVKNFVDLHGGNVGIKSVPGGGTEVVCWLPVKAISPRRDPLDTSQTGAAA is encoded by the coding sequence ATGGCTGATCAAGTCCCGCTGATTATTGCCGCAGGCGCGCTGGCGCTGGGCCTTGCCTTTATTCTCTGGGCGCTGCGCACCTCGGAAGGCGCGCGCGGGGCGGCCAAGAAGTATCGTGAACGCGCGTCTGAATCTGAGACGGGGCTGGCCGAGCTGAAATCCGTCCTCGGGGCGCATCCGGGCGTGATCCTTGTCTGGCAGGGCGACACGCTGGAACATGAAGATGATGATATCGCCGCGCCGGAAATCCATGGCTCGCCCGTGGCACTTGCCGGTCTGTTGCGGTTTACCGATGACGCGATTTCGCCGGACCCGGCAATCCGCATCATTGAGGGCCTTGCTGACCTCGAGGCGCGTGATGGGGCCGGGCAGGACACGACGCTGCGGGTGCGCCTGCGTGAGCTGCGTGAAAACGGACAACCCTTTTCGCTGACCTTGATTGGCCCGTCTGGCCGGTTCCTTGAAGCTGATGGCCGCACGGCGGGGGCGCGCGCGGTCGTCTGGGTGACGGATTCCACGATCAAGGGGCTTGAGGAAAGCTCTGCGCGCGGCAAGCTGGAAGAGGCGCGTCAGGTCATAGCGCGTGACCCGACAGCCTTTCTCGACATGCTGGGCAAATCGCCTTTCCCGGCCTGGCGGGTATCTGGTGTCGGACGGCTTCAATGGGCGAATGCGGCCTATATCGATGCGGTTGACGGCCAGACGCTGGACCGCACGCTGGACCGGCAGATCATGCTGGATGACCAGACCGCAGACCAGATGCGAAAGACGATGACCGAAGGGCGCGATATCGATGCGACGCGCAACATCGTCATCGGCGAGGAACGCCACTCGATGCGGGTGCTCACTTTCCCGCTATCGGGCGGCGCAGGCGCGATGGCGTTTGACGTCACCGAGCAGGAAGCAGCCCGCGAAGACCTTAACCGTCACGTGCGCGCGCATGATGAGACGCTGAACCATGTCGCCGATGGCGTGGCCATCTTTGGCCCGGACCGGCGGCTTACCTTCTACAACCGGACCTTTGCCGGCATGTGGGAGCTGGAAGATGGCTTCCTTCTGGAAAGCCCGACGCATGGCGAATTGCTGGACCGGCTGCGCCAGCACCGGATTTTGCCGGCGCAGGCCGAATATGCCAAATGGCGGGCCGAGGAGCTGTCGCACTATCTCGATATTTCCGGCATCAAGGAAGACAAATGGTCCCTGCCGGATGGGCGTATCCTGCTGGTGACGCGTCAGCGCCACCCAATGGGCGGACTGCTGCTGCTCTTCAAGGACATTACCAGCGAGCAGAATATGAAGGCCCGGTTTGCCGAGCTGACGCGCACGCAAAGCTCAACGCTCGACAGCCTGCATGAAGCGGTTGCGGTGTTCAGCAGCGATGGCCGGCTGAAACTGTCGAACAAGGCGTTCATGTCGCTCTGGTCGCTCAGCCCGCAGGATGTGAAGGGCTCGCCGGACTATGAAGACATCGTCGAGGCGTGCGTGCCGCTCTTCCATGAGCGTGAAACCTGGGCGCAGATAAAGGGCCACATTACCGATCCATCGGCGACCGCGCGTCAGATGACGACGGGCGAGATGAAGCGGGCCGATGGCTCCACGCTGACCTATGTGACCCAGCCGCTGCCGGACGGAAATACGCTGATCGCCTTTGCCGATGTGACGGCGCAGCGCGCGGTGGAAGGCGCCCTTCGTGGCCGGGCCGAAGCGTTTGAGGCGGCCGACCGGCTGAAAACGGAATTTGTGCGCAATGTCAGCTATCAACTGCGCTCGCCGCTGACGACGATCCTCGGATATGCAGAAATTTTGCAATCGGAAACCAATGGTGAACTAAATTCGCGTCAGATGGACAATGTGAACGCAATCCTGACTGCCTCTGACCATCTCAACAAGCTGATCGAGAACATTCTCGATCTGGCCTTGATCGAGGCTGGGCGGATGGACCTCGACCTGGAAGACTTCAAGCTGGCCGACATTGTGCAGGAAAGCGTGGACCTCGTCGTTGGCAAGGCGAGCGATACCGAGATCCACGTCAATGCCGAAATCGAAGCGGGCCTCGGCTCGATCTATGCTGACAAACGACGGATCCAGCAGGTCCTGTTCAACCTTCTCTCCAACTCCATGCGGTTCACCGAGCCGGGCGGCGAGATCACCGTGTCTGCGAGCCGGGTCGAGAATATGGCCATCCTGTCGGTGCGCGATAATGGCAAAGGCATCGATGCTGAACATCAGGCCTCAAGCTTTGACAGCTTTACCTCGTCTGACCAGCGCGGCGCCGGGCTTGGCCTCGCGCTTGTGAAGAACTTCGTGGACCTGCATGGCGGCAATGTTGGCATCAAATCGGTGCCGGGCGGCGGTACGGAAGTCGTCTGCTGGCTGCCCGTGAAAGCGATTTCACCGCGCCGTGACCCGCTCGACACGTCCCAGACCGGTGCTGCGGCCTGA
- a CDS encoding DUF2785 domain-containing protein → MDLHQSTARKLTPGLLARGWRGCASVALVSILAATVAALPIEESGGPVNEASGDSSDEREPDERQTSETSNITPADAGDTAPASAPKPLTPEQMKLQSVLRGDLQPGDALVAIPEAWASRARMYAEPKTVAALDQMRRAAAADGITLTVLSAFRSFTHQRGIWERKWVERENNPAFAEPKARALDILRYSSMPGTSRHHWGTDIDLNSLNNGWFEYGEGKAVYEWLTENAADFGFCQVYSSREDGRRMRGYEPERWHWSYIPTAAPYLDAYEANPQLRPSGFMGAEVAEEIGWLTNYVSGINPDCRMPAMRAEPAPKPWLTQPAIAGALTSEGNVEDRQAMMSTSGQCLPDGWTKASLLTWKENDFALSDKAKAGDYALVLAGCLGDPDPAIRDGIAYEGLTRLLRDGRVNNEGLRELKTRLLKRLAPGAEDPQGFSRPFAALALSEVARTDRIAPWMSAEERLELVEAGAAYLEQVDDYRGFVDGEGWRHGVAHASDLMMQLALNPSLPDGANERMLVAIASKIAPRGGPAYVFDEPHRLARPIIYLTQNGYLDAGQLQSLFNALQDPAPLDSWGEAFKSEAALMRRHNLRAFASDLLISVSQSDNPVFDPIRSGAQGLLAVTG, encoded by the coding sequence ATGGACCTGCACCAAAGCACCGCGCGCAAGCTGACCCCTGGGCTTCTGGCTCGCGGCTGGAGAGGTTGTGCGTCTGTTGCGCTGGTCAGCATACTCGCGGCAACCGTGGCGGCGCTGCCCATCGAGGAAAGTGGTGGCCCGGTCAATGAGGCGTCAGGCGACTCATCCGATGAGCGCGAGCCCGATGAGCGCCAGACTAGCGAAACATCGAATATTACGCCTGCCGATGCGGGCGATACGGCGCCTGCAAGCGCGCCAAAGCCCCTGACCCCTGAACAAATGAAATTGCAAAGCGTGCTGCGTGGTGACCTGCAGCCCGGAGACGCGCTTGTTGCCATTCCAGAGGCGTGGGCCTCGCGGGCCCGTATGTATGCCGAGCCGAAGACGGTGGCGGCCCTTGACCAGATGCGCCGTGCGGCGGCGGCTGACGGTATCACGCTGACGGTGCTCTCGGCCTTCCGGTCTTTCACCCATCAGCGCGGGATCTGGGAACGCAAATGGGTGGAGCGGGAAAATAATCCGGCCTTTGCCGAGCCGAAGGCGCGGGCGCTGGATATCTTGCGCTATAGCTCCATGCCCGGCACGTCGCGCCATCATTGGGGGACGGATATCGATCTCAACTCGCTGAACAATGGCTGGTTTGAGTATGGGGAGGGCAAGGCCGTCTATGAGTGGCTGACGGAAAATGCCGCCGATTTTGGCTTCTGCCAGGTCTATTCATCCCGCGAAGATGGCCGCCGGATGCGCGGCTATGAGCCGGAGCGCTGGCACTGGTCCTATATCCCGACGGCAGCGCCCTATCTTGATGCGTATGAGGCGAACCCGCAGCTGCGTCCGTCTGGCTTTATGGGCGCTGAGGTGGCCGAAGAGATTGGCTGGCTCACCAATTATGTCTCCGGCATCAACCCTGATTGCCGGATGCCTGCGATGCGGGCTGAGCCTGCGCCAAAGCCATGGCTGACACAGCCAGCAATTGCTGGCGCGCTAACGTCAGAAGGCAATGTCGAAGACCGTCAGGCGATGATGTCGACGAGCGGGCAATGCCTGCCGGACGGCTGGACCAAGGCGTCGCTGCTGACCTGGAAAGAGAATGACTTCGCGCTGTCTGATAAAGCGAAGGCTGGCGACTATGCGCTCGTACTGGCCGGGTGTCTGGGTGATCCTGACCCGGCCATCCGTGACGGCATCGCCTATGAAGGGCTGACCCGGCTGCTGCGGGATGGCCGCGTGAATAATGAGGGCCTGCGGGAGTTGAAGACGCGGCTTTTGAAACGATTGGCACCGGGCGCCGAAGACCCGCAAGGCTTCTCACGTCCCTTTGCGGCGCTGGCCCTCTCTGAAGTGGCGCGGACCGACAGGATTGCCCCGTGGATGAGTGCTGAGGAGCGGCTTGAGCTTGTTGAGGCGGGCGCGGCCTATCTCGAACAGGTGGACGATTATCGCGGCTTTGTGGACGGCGAGGGCTGGCGCCACGGCGTCGCGCATGCCTCCGACCTGATGATGCAGCTCGCGCTCAATCCGTCGCTGCCAGACGGCGCAAATGAACGGATGCTGGTTGCGATTGCATCTAAGATCGCGCCACGTGGCGGGCCGGCCTATGTCTTTGATGAGCCGCACCGGCTCGCGCGCCCGATCATCTATCTCACCCAGAATGGCTATCTTGATGCGGGCCAGCTTCAATCGCTGTTCAATGCGTTGCAGGACCCTGCGCCGCTGGACTCCTGGGGAGAGGCGTTCAAGTCAGAAGCGGCGCTGATGCGGCGGCATAATCTGCGCGCCTTCGCCTCTGACCTGCTGATCTCGGTCAGCCAATCCGACAATCCAGTCTTCGATCCGATCCGGTCGGGCGCCCAAGGGTTACTCGCTGTCACCGGCTAA
- a CDS encoding SO2930 family diheme c-type cytochrome, with the protein MRRIIAIAALVGLAACGQPDSGQGSGETESGQPQAVSSEGGPNLEVILADKAAPNLSDYGLFKDAGARQPVASGVKYDLVNPLFSDYAGKHRVVYVPDGEAAAYEEDEVFDFPVGTVLAKTFAFAPDMRTPDVDERYLETRLLIHKADGWVAYPYVWNEDQTEAVYAPAGAWRDVSFIDPSGQSVSIEYRIPNQNQCKTCHHMGDAIAPIGPKARNLNHEGPYQTAQLTDWAGRGILTGLPDVLPSMPDAFDATAPLDERARAYLDINCAHCHRAEGSASNSGLWLGWTVDDPTKIGIGKHPTAAGRGSGDRTLVIDPGYPDQSIITFRMDSSEAGIAMPELGRALIDDDGVDLVRAWIGDMTPAP; encoded by the coding sequence ATGAGACGGATCATTGCAATTGCCGCGCTGGTGGGGCTTGCCGCTTGCGGTCAGCCAGATAGCGGCCAAGGGAGCGGCGAGACGGAAAGCGGGCAGCCGCAGGCCGTGTCGTCTGAGGGCGGCCCGAATCTTGAGGTGATCCTCGCAGACAAGGCCGCGCCCAACCTGTCTGACTATGGTCTCTTCAAGGATGCCGGCGCGCGTCAGCCTGTGGCGAGCGGGGTGAAGTATGACCTCGTCAATCCGCTCTTCTCTGACTATGCGGGCAAACACCGGGTCGTCTATGTGCCGGACGGCGAGGCCGCAGCCTATGAAGAGGATGAAGTGTTCGACTTTCCGGTCGGCACGGTCCTCGCGAAGACATTTGCCTTCGCGCCGGATATGCGCACGCCGGATGTCGATGAGCGCTATCTCGAGACGCGATTGCTGATCCACAAGGCGGATGGCTGGGTGGCCTATCCCTATGTCTGGAACGAGGATCAGACCGAAGCGGTCTATGCGCCAGCCGGGGCGTGGCGGGATGTGTCCTTCATTGACCCGTCAGGTCAAAGCGTCTCGATCGAGTATCGCATTCCGAACCAGAACCAGTGCAAGACCTGTCACCATATGGGCGACGCGATTGCGCCGATCGGGCCGAAGGCGCGCAACCTCAATCATGAGGGGCCGTATCAGACCGCGCAGCTGACCGACTGGGCAGGCCGGGGCATTCTGACAGGGCTGCCGGATGTCCTGCCATCCATGCCCGATGCCTTCGATGCGACTGCGCCACTCGACGAGCGGGCGCGGGCCTATCTCGACATCAATTGCGCCCATTGCCACCGGGCCGAAGGGTCTGCCTCCAATTCCGGGCTGTGGCTCGGCTGGACGGTAGATGACCCGACAAAAATCGGGATTGGTAAACATCCGACAGCGGCCGGGCGTGGATCTGGCGACCGCACATTGGTGATTGACCCCGGTTATCCGGACCAGTCGATCATCACCTTCCGGATGGATTCCTCCGAAGCAGGTATTGCCATGCCGGAGCTGGGGCGAGCGCTGATTGATGATGATGGCGTTGACCTGGTACGCGCCTGGATTGGTGACATGACGCCGGCGCCGTGA